GCAAATGATGTTCCAGAGTTTTGTCAACGGCAATATTTGAGATCCGCGCTGTCTAAAACCTCATATGTACCATTCTGTGCCTTATTTAAAGGACAAATCTTCACATTGACTAGGCCATCCAAGTCCTAGAGGGTGAGATTTGATGTTGAACCAAAAAATCGTAATGCCTTTGCATCTGATTTAATGCCTACTCGTAAAACACCTCTCAAATCATGTATACTAAAAGCAAGCCTAGTACTACAGCAGCCATTAGTGATAAGGATAGCGGATACAGTACATTGCGACATCATTGACCTTTAACTCATTACAAAGATAATCACCTGTAGGGATCTAGTAAGAAACTCCTTCCTACCACCCATTCGTGCAGAAGCAGTGCCACTCAGGCTCCTCGAGCAGCAATTTCCATCTACTCATCGTCATTGATATCAACGACCGTCTGCTTCCATTTGCGAGCCGGAACACGTCGCTTGAACAAAATGTCGATCTCCCGGAAGGACCTGTCCTTCATCTCTGGGATCCATAGCCAAGACATGAAGGTGCAGATAAAGGCAGTGCCGGCCCAGACATAGCCACTCTTGCCGCCCAGGTTCCACTTATCAGCGTTGAGCATGTAGCTGGCAAGGAAGATGCAAGGAATGTTGACCACGTAGTAGGCACCCCGTCCAATACCGGTGGTCAGTGGCCTGAGCCGGACAGAAGATGTCTCACCGATGATGACCCATGAGGCAGGGGCGGGTCCCAAGCAGAATAGGACGGAGACGATCAAGCCGAGGGATGCTTGCGCATTGCTAGCTGCCTTACTGGCGCCGACTGAAGCCGCAATACCTAGCGCGACCAAGAATACACAGTTGATCAATTGGCCATAGACATAGATGGTGCGTCGGCCGAGGTATGTGGTGAGGATCCAAGAGAGCATGACCATGATCCACTGGAGAGCAGAAGTGATGAGACCGAGTGCAAATGCGGTGTTGTCTGCCATACCGGCCTCTGAGCTGGTGTTAGTCTGCTGTGAGTGTGCAGGAAAGGGTTGGACTCACGTTTGAAAAAGTAAACCGCTTGGTTAGCAATCAGATTGCCCGTCAGATTCTGAGATGCGTACACACCGCACACAATCAATGTGCGGTAGAGATCGGTGCCTTTCCACAGTTCAACAAGActgggcttcttctcggtCTTCTCAAGCTCGATCGTGCGACGCATCATTGCGACTGCGTCAGCGGGATCATCATTTGCACTCGCGCGTCCAAGGCGTCTGACAGCCTTCTCTGCGTCAGCCAGACGGCCCTTTCGTACGAGCCACCAGGGTGATTCAGGCGCCAAGTAGAGTAGGATAGCGAGAGGAGTAGGAAACATCCATTGGAGTGCAATGGGGATTCTGGCATGACTGTTAGTACAGTGCTCCTCGATGGCATATATGGGAGCGGACGAACCTGTACGCTGTGGGGTCATCCCTGGATTGGTAGTGGTAAGTGATACCGCCGACAATGATTGACCCAATAGCCCAGAACATCTGCAACATCTGCGTCGCTGGAGCTCTCAATCTCATGGGCACAATTTCGGAACAGTAGGCGGGTGCATTGGCGACAAAAATACCCCACGGGATGCCTTCCAGGATCTGGGACGCTAAAAACATGCCCTGGCTGTTGCCGAAAtagaagatgaagatgaaggcgTTCAGAAACATGAGACCGCCAATGGTTGCCCATCGATATCCAATCCAACTGGTAATGGGGCCTGCGATGAATACACCGATAAAAGCACCGACTGGTCCGCTACACTGGAATGCGGACTGCCATGAAGCTTCAATAATGAAATCCTGTTTTACATCGCTCCATACACCATAGTCCCTGGCGAATCGCTTTGTGGCTATGAACTGCCCCATCAAGAAAACACAGTATGACTCCATGATCTATCACAGCGTTAGAGGAGATGATCTGCCAATCATGGGCAAGAGCTTACAATGGTGCATGACATGACGAATGCCCACCAACTGGCTGCGGGATAGGCCTTGACAGCCTCGACCACAGTCATCTTATGTTCGACATCCTCAGCATTGATGGCACCTGCTCTGTCCAAGCCGACCTTCTCGTTGACATCGTAGACAGGCCCGCCCTTCGAGACGGGCTGCTCCTCGAGCTCTAACGCTGAGGTTTGCTTCTCTGTGACGTTATCCATGTTGACAAATTGAGAGAAATGTGGGAAtgggagggaaaaaaaaaaagggaaaagcaGGCACGACTGGGTGTGCAGTTCTTTATCCCTGCGGCACACGCTTATGATGGGAATCCTGAACTAAGCTCAATTAAGTGAAGCTTACTCCGGACTTTACCTCCACAACACAACGTCTCCACTCGTTAGGGTCAATTTTTCCGGGAGACCATGGAGCAAAGTCGCATTCGCCTCGCCATCGGTTTAATTAATCTTTCGTATTAACCGTAGTGGACATCGGTGCATATTCTTCCGAATTGCTCTGGTTGCGGTGTAATGGTTGGAGTTTTGGTCATGGTGAGTGGCTCGTTTGGGGAGCGGGGTAATCTGATACTAGTCCTAGTTGGGTAGATCTCCGGTCCCATACGGAGAACTCCCGCAGTCCTGTCTTCGAACGGCACGGTTACACTGTAAGATCCCGGGGTAAAAAGGGGAAAGGCCACTTCTccgcttcctcgtcatctggGGCGTGGACTTGCTCGTATGCTACCCTATCATATCTGCCTCTCCGGTCTAGGCCTCTATAGGGTATTCCTTCTATAATAGCCTGGTGGCATGACCACCATCGCTTCCTCTTATTCCAGATTCTAACCTCGGAATTGGCCCTGCCTTCTTACCTGACGTTGCAGGGGGCCCCTACTCATACGCAGCTATGTTGTTGGGCCATCGAAGTGCTAGTTGGCGCCACCATGCGCTACGGTCAGTCTTCGGTTAATTTTCGGTTAATTGAGACTTCAGATGCACTCGACGGGACGGTTGAGAGCTTACTCGCTTGGCTCAGCAGGAAGGCGCACGCCTTGTAAAGCTAAAATAGGGTTAAGACTACAAGATCATAGATTGATGATATATAGTAGATCCTGTGAAGGTGCTCATTCCTATCTAAGGGTAGCTATCGACGAAAAAACCAAGAAatgagagaagaaggaaggaaaCCATGTTATATAGCTTGCTGCAATTCCTTTTTGTATGTGTCCGGTTACATGGGCATTTCCATGTTAGAAAGTTACAAAAGTACAAAAGGATACCTTTATTAGTATAGTGTCTACGGAGTGCCTAAGGCTTAAAGCTCTAGTAAGGCTTATAGCAGCCTATTAAACACCGAACTTATAACTATCATAACCTTCCTCCTACTAAGCCACTACTCTTAAATACTAGATTTAGCACCTCCATGACGCAAATCCTCTGGTCATTCCAGAAGTCTATCCTTCGATAGATACCTATTGTAGAATTTCCTGGAGTGGTCATGATACATTCCTAAATTCTTGGCTAGATACTATTCTGGGTCATAAAACATTTCATACAGTTTCATTACCAAACTTGAGACACAAGCTCGGAATAAGTCACAAATATGGCCTAGTGTCTTCTCGTCAACGGGGGTTGAGTAAAAAGTCAGTAAAAGCATACGCTGGTTTTGCAACAAGGTGTATATGGCATGGAAATTCTCTGTGCTATACTACCCTTGGTAGAATCATGGCCTCTGTTGACAGCAAGAAGTGGGATGCGGCGTGAATTTGTATACTTGACGTCTGTCAGAAATCGATTTCCAAGTCAATCAGTACCACAAAAGGAAGTAAAGACATAGTATGATGGGAATATCGGACTTCCTAGCAGGCTGAAACGCAACAAGGAAATCAGGCTGAGAATATGCCTGCCAGCGCTCCATTGCATTGAACCATTGTGGTCTTTGAATCTGAGAAAAGAAGGTCTAACAACAATTTTTAACCCAGACCCTTCCTGATGGTTGCAGACGTCAGACTGGACGAAGAATTAGACCGCCACTCATAACAGAAGGGGACACAGTTGCCAATGCTAGCCATCAGAGTATGGTCGAATTTCGCAAGTTAAATTGAGCTCGTAAAAAGAACGGGACGAACAAGTCGAAGTTACGCC
The Aspergillus fumigatus Af293 chromosome 4, whole genome shotgun sequence DNA segment above includes these coding regions:
- a CDS encoding putative MFS maltose transporter, which translates into the protein MDNVTEKQTSALELEEQPVSKGGPVYDVNEKVGLDRAGAINAEDVEHKMTVVEAVKAYPAASWWAFVMSCTIIMESYCVFLMGQFIATKRFARDYGVWSDVKQDFIIEASWQSAFQCSGPVGAFIGVFIAGPITSWIGYRWATIGGLMFLNAFIFIFYFGNSQGMFLASQILEGIPWGIFVANAPAYCSEIVPMRLRAPATQMLQMFWAIGSIIVGGITYHYQSRDDPTAYRIPIALQWMFPTPLAILLYLAPESPWWLVRKGRLADAEKAVRRLGRASANDDPADAVAMMRRTIELEKTEKKPSLVELWKGTDLYRTLIVCGVYASQNLTGNLIANQAVYFFKQAGMADNTAFALGLITSALQWIMVMLSWILTTYLGRRTIYVYGQLINCVFLVALGIAASVGASKAASNAQASLGLIVSVLFCLGPAPASWVIIGETSSVRLRPLTTGIGRGAYYVVNIPCIFLASYMLNADKWNLGGKSGYVWAGTAFICTFMSWLWIPEMKDRSFREIDILFKRRVPARKWKQTVVDINDDE